The following proteins are co-located in the Malus sylvestris chromosome 13, drMalSylv7.2, whole genome shotgun sequence genome:
- the LOC126595136 gene encoding vacuolar iron transporter 1-like — MANDGQKTNLDPEKQALLNKHTENHFTAGEIVRDIIIGVSDGLTVPFALAAGLSGANATSSIVLTAGIAEVAAGAISMGLGGYLAAKSESDHYMRELRREQEEIVNDPDAEAAEVEEILAEYGIEAQEYTPVVNALRKKPQAWLDFMMKFELGLEKPDPRRALHSALTIAVAYVLGGAVPLLPYVFFPRAREALVASVVVTLLALLIFGYAKGRFTDNKPFSSAFQTTFIGAIASATAFGLAKAIHP, encoded by the exons ATGGCTAATGACGGACAAAAGACCAACTTAGACCCCGAGAAGCAAGCACTGCTGAATAAGCACACCGAGAACCACTTCACCGCCGGGGAGATCGTCCGGGACATCATCATCGGCGTATCTGACGGTCTTACCGTGCCGTTTGCTCTCGCTGCGGGACTGTCCGGCGCCAATGCCACGTCATCTATCGTCCTCACTGCTGGCATCGCCGAAGTCGCAGCCGGTGCTATCTCCATGGGACTCGGCGG ATATCTGGCTGCAAAAAGTGAATCGGATCACTACATGAGGGAGCTGAGGAGAGAACAAGAAGAAATTGTAAACGATCCTGATGCAG AGGCGGCAGAAGTGGAGGAGATATTGGCGGAGTATGGAATAGAGGCACAAGAGTATACACCTGTCGTGAATGCTCTAAGGAAGAAGCCCCAAGCATGGCTCGATTTCATGATGAA GTTTGAACTGGGATTGGAAAAGCCAGATCCAAGGAGAGCCTTGCACAGCGCCCTCACCATTGCCGTTGCTTACGTTTTGGGAGGAGCAGTACCCTTGCTTCCTTACGTCTTCTTTCCGAGGGCCAGGGAAGCTCTGGTTGCGTCAGTTGTCGTAACCTTGCTGGCATTGCTGATATTTGGGTACGCCAAGGGCCGTTTCACCGATAACAAACCCTTCTCGAGCGCCTTCCAGACTACGTTCATCGGAGCCATAGCATCCGCAACCGCGTTTGGCTTGGCAAAAGCCATCCATCCATGA
- the LOC126595135 gene encoding heat stress transcription factor A-8-like: MVKSAEKGGGDGSGPAGSVAPFLRKCYEMVDDKDTDSIISWSETGDSFAILDMAQFSISMLPKYFKHSNFSSFMRQLNIYGFRKIDSDGWVFANEGFIRGQKILLKNIARRKHPQGTDQKQASQQSPDGPSENISENGLWREVENMKTDKVALKQELAKLRQHQETSQNNLRLLRNRLCGMEKNQQQMLSFLVTAMQSPGFLVQLLHPKENNWRIAEAGDMLEQCGDDDRPVVSSGAIVRYQPPMIDAPKHVLPPNSGSEKQPESDAYLDGMEDFVVNADFMKMLMDEKSSPVENHDPYTLPDISDDGAWEQLLLGGPFLENIEGTMENGEEHADTRMEVESIVSDPDDSHNFDYLVEQMKKSQNFASESTVYGSNTKSSQNLEFITEHMGHLASDSNNMEQNQERSRITSV; this comes from the exons ATGGTGAAATCGGCGGAGAAGGGCGGAGGAGATGGGTCGGGGCCGGCGGGGTCGGTGGCTCCTTTTCTCAGAAAATGCTACGAGATGGTGGATGATAAGGACACCGACTCCATAATCTCGTGGAGTGAAACCGGCGACAGCTTTGCTATATTGGACATGGCCCAGTTCTCGATTTCAATGCTGCCCAAGTACTTCAAGCACAGTAACTTTTCTAGCTTCATGAGACAGCTCAATATCTAT GGCTTTAGAAAAATAGATTCAGATGGTTGGGTGTTTGCAAACGAAGGATTTATTCGAGGTCAGAAAATTTTGTTGAAGAATATTGCTAGGAGGAAACATCCACAGGGAACGGATCAGAAACAAGCATCACAGCAAAGTCCGGATGGGCCATCTGAAAACATTAGTGAAAATGGTCTATGGAGGGAAGTTGAGAACATGAAGACTGATAAAGTTGCTCTGAAGCAAGAATTGGCAAAGCTTAGGCAGCACCAGGAAACTTCGCAAAATAACTTGCGCCTCTTGAGGAACCGCCTTTGCGGAATGGAGAAGAATCAGCAGCAGATGCTGTCGTTTCTAGTGACGGCCATGCAAAGTCCTGGTTTTCTGGTTCAGCTTCTTCatccaaaagaaaataattggcGAATTGCTGAAGCTGGCGATATGCTAGAACAGTGTGGAGATGATGATAGACCAGTGGTTTCTAGTGGTGCAATAGTGAGGTACCAACCACCGATGATTGATGCCCCAAAGCATGTACTCCCACCAAATTCAGGCTCAGAGAAACAACCGGAATCTGATGCTTATCTAGATGGAATGGAAGATTTTGTTGTGAATGCTGATTTCATGAAAATGCTAATGGATGAAAAGTCGAGCCCTGTTGAAAATCACGACCCATATACCCTACCAGATATATCTGACGATGGTGCATGGGAGCAGCTTCTTTTAGGCGGTCCTTTCTTGGAAAATATTGAAGGCACAATGGAAAATGGTGAAGAGCATGCTGACACTAGAATGGAGGTGGAATCAATAGTATCTGATCCGGACGATTCACACAATTTTGATTATTTGGTCGAGCAAATGAAGAAATCTCAGAACTTTGCATCGGAATCAACAGTTTATGGATCTAATACGAAGAGCTCTCAAAACTTGGAATTTATAACTGAACACATGGGACATTTGGCTTCTGACTCTAACAACATGGAACAAAATCAGGAACGTAGCAGGATAACATCTGTGTAA